Proteins co-encoded in one Aquincola tertiaricarbonis genomic window:
- a CDS encoding XrtA/PEP-CTERM system-associated ATPase has protein sequence MYEAFYGLSNKPFQLNPDPSFYFDSKQHRRAKAYLEYGVMRNEGFIVITGEVGAGKTTILRGLLDSLNRSDVVVGQLVTTQLDAEDTLRMVGAAFGFQVKGVTKSELLITLEAFLIGQASQGKRCLLVVDEAQNLSPRAVEELRMLSNYQLGTQALLQSFLVGQPEFREILQRPEMEQFRQRVAATCHIGPLDLEDTQHYIEHRLKCAGSTGQPEFEPEAFQAIFNASQGIPRRINAVCDRLLLLGYLNNKTLLTVADVDEVVKEFAREGGASASMPVARPASASALGGATLPVEQVGPLGDVDIDPSKLALSAEAAEGMSRQLDTLAAQAHGDRLQRLERSLLRLERINLETLSLLQRLVGALKTPNDGSER, from the coding sequence ATGTACGAAGCCTTCTACGGGTTGAGCAACAAGCCCTTCCAGCTCAATCCTGATCCCAGTTTCTACTTCGACAGCAAGCAGCACCGTCGCGCCAAGGCCTACCTCGAGTACGGCGTGATGCGCAACGAGGGTTTCATCGTCATCACCGGCGAGGTGGGCGCGGGCAAGACCACCATCCTGCGTGGCCTGCTCGACAGCCTGAACCGCAGCGACGTGGTGGTGGGCCAGCTGGTCACCACGCAGCTGGACGCGGAAGACACCCTGCGCATGGTGGGCGCGGCCTTCGGCTTCCAGGTCAAGGGCGTCACCAAGTCCGAGTTGCTGATCACGCTGGAAGCCTTTCTGATCGGCCAGGCCAGCCAGGGCAAGCGCTGCCTGCTGGTGGTGGACGAGGCGCAGAACCTGTCGCCCCGCGCGGTGGAGGAACTGCGCATGCTGTCCAACTACCAGCTGGGCACGCAGGCGCTGCTGCAGAGCTTCCTGGTCGGCCAGCCCGAGTTCCGCGAGATCCTGCAGCGGCCCGAGATGGAGCAGTTCCGCCAGCGCGTGGCGGCCACCTGCCACATCGGCCCGCTGGACCTGGAAGACACCCAGCACTACATCGAGCACCGGCTCAAGTGCGCGGGCTCCACCGGCCAGCCGGAGTTCGAGCCCGAAGCCTTCCAGGCCATCTTCAATGCCAGCCAGGGCATTCCCCGCCGCATCAACGCGGTGTGCGACCGCCTGCTGCTGCTGGGCTACTTGAACAACAAGACGCTGCTGACCGTGGCCGACGTCGACGAGGTGGTCAAGGAATTCGCCCGCGAGGGCGGTGCCTCGGCCTCGATGCCGGTGGCCCGACCGGCCAGCGCGTCTGCCCTGGGCGGCGCGACGCTGCCGGTGGAGCAGGTCGGGCCGCTGGGCGACGTGGACATCGACCCGTCGAAGCTGGCGCTCAGCGCCGAGGCGGCCGAAGGCATGTCACGGCAGCTGGATACGCTGGCGGCTCAGGCCCATGGCGACCGGCTGCAGCGGCTGGAACGCAGCCTGCTGCGGCTGGAGCGCATCAACCTCGAGACGCTGTCGCTGCTGCAGCGGCTGGTGGGCGCCTTGAAGACCCCGAACGACGGCAGCGAGCGCTGA